A stretch of Parvimonas micra DNA encodes these proteins:
- a CDS encoding NAD(P)H-dependent flavin oxidoreductase, whose amino-acid sequence MLNSIKLKDKILEVPIIQGGMGVGISLSNLVGNVMKENCMGVLSFAHPGYNRSTFITKTSEDNFIAMKEEVDKARKISEGKGLLGVNIMVATSQYALYVKEAVRLGVDAIISGAGLPLNLPELTKGSDVLIAPIVSSAKALNLIIRRWDQHHNKIPDFVVIEGSEAGGHLGFKKDDVLNDSCESIDEILEQCLKLVVDYEEKYSQKIPIFVAGGIFTGKDIAKYVKQGASGVQIGTRFIATEECDANEKYKEMFVKAKREDIIIVKSPAGFPGRAIRNKFTERLDKEGRIPVRYCVDCILPCNPKNTVYCITDALIRAVKGDVENGLIFSGTNAYRIDKITTVKELISELVSEANNELR is encoded by the coding sequence ATGCTTAATTCTATTAAATTAAAAGATAAAATTTTAGAAGTACCGATTATTCAAGGAGGTATGGGAGTTGGAATTTCCTTATCAAATTTAGTTGGTAATGTTATGAAAGAAAATTGTATGGGAGTTTTAAGTTTTGCCCATCCAGGCTATAATCGTAGTACTTTTATAACAAAAACTTCTGAAGATAATTTTATTGCAATGAAAGAAGAGGTTGATAAGGCTAGAAAGATTTCTGAAGGAAAAGGACTACTTGGAGTTAATATAATGGTTGCTACTTCTCAATATGCACTTTATGTTAAAGAAGCCGTAAGACTCGGAGTTGACGCTATAATTTCAGGGGCAGGTCTTCCTCTTAATTTGCCTGAATTGACTAAAGGAAGTGATGTTCTTATTGCGCCTATAGTTTCAAGTGCAAAGGCTTTAAATCTTATCATTAGAAGATGGGATCAACATCATAATAAAATTCCTGATTTTGTTGTTATTGAGGGAAGTGAAGCCGGAGGACATCTCGGATTTAAAAAAGATGATGTTTTAAATGATAGTTGTGAGAGCATAGATGAAATTTTGGAACAATGTTTGAAATTAGTTGTTGATTATGAAGAAAAATATAGTCAAAAAATTCCTATTTTTGTAGCTGGTGGAATTTTTACAGGAAAAGATATAGCAAAATATGTTAAACAAGGGGCAAGTGGAGTTCAAATCGGAACTAGATTTATTGCAACAGAAGAATGCGATGCTAACGAAAAATACAAAGAGATGTTTGTAAAAGCTAAAAGAGAAGATATCATTATAGTTAAAAGTCCAGCAGGGTTTCCCGGAAGAGCTATAAGAAATAAATTTACAGAAAGATTGGATAAAGAGGGAAGAATTCCAGTAAGATACTGTGTTGATTGTATTTTACCATGTAATCCTAAAAATACAGTTTATTGTATAACAGATGCTCTAATTAGAGCGGTCAAAGGTGATGTGGAAAACGGATTAATATTTTCAGGAACTAATGCTTATAGAATAGATAAGATAACAACTGTTAAAGAATTAATTTCGGAATTGGTTTCTGAAGCGAATAATGAATTGAGGTGA
- a CDS encoding ACP S-malonyltransferase produces MKIAFLFAGQGAQYVGMGQELSNSSAFKGVFEYLPSNLQKICFEGPAEDLNNTLNAQPCIVAVSLGIAKVLKSKGVDCEYAAGLSLGEYTALAYSEAISVKDVLELVKKRSEIMSNAVPKNTGMAAIFNCEAEIIENVIKDIENLEIANYNSPKQIVITGSMNSIDEAILKLKDLGYKSKKLNVSGAFHSSYLKNASEELFSILKDVEFKEPNKKIVFNTVGKISDEDVKILLKNQIKSSVKFMQSIEFMIENGVDTFIEIGPGKVLSGLVKQINSEVNIYPVESLESIGKVVDLLNE; encoded by the coding sequence ATGAAGATAGCATTTTTATTTGCTGGTCAAGGGGCTCAATATGTAGGAATGGGACAAGAATTGTCAAATAGTTCGGCATTTAAAGGAGTATTTGAATATCTACCTTCAAATCTACAAAAGATTTGTTTTGAAGGTCCTGCAGAAGACTTAAATAATACTTTAAATGCCCAACCTTGTATAGTAGCAGTTTCTTTAGGAATAGCAAAAGTTTTAAAAAGTAAAGGTGTTGACTGTGAATATGCAGCGGGCTTAAGTTTAGGAGAATATACAGCTTTAGCCTATAGTGAAGCAATTTCCGTTAAAGATGTTTTAGAGCTTGTAAAGAAACGTAGTGAGATTATGTCTAATGCTGTGCCTAAAAATACAGGAATGGCTGCAATATTTAATTGTGAGGCAGAAATAATTGAAAATGTAATAAAAGATATAGAAAATTTAGAAATTGCAAATTACAATAGTCCTAAACAAATAGTAATTACTGGCAGTATGAATAGTATTGACGAAGCCATTTTGAAATTAAAGGATTTGGGATATAAGTCAAAAAAATTAAATGTAAGTGGTGCTTTTCATTCAAGTTATCTAAAAAATGCAAGTGAAGAATTATTTTCCATATTAAAAGATGTTGAATTTAAAGAACCTAATAAAAAAATAGTTTTTAATACAGTTGGAAAGATAAGCGATGAGGATGTTAAAATCCTTTTGAAAAATCAAATAAAATCTAGTGTAAAATTCATGCAAAGCATTGAATTTATGATTGAAAATGGAGTAGATACTTTTATTGAAATAGGCCCTGGAAAAGTTTTAAGCGGATTGGTAAAACAAATTAATTCAGAAGTAAATATTTATCCAGTAGAAAGTCTTGAATCCATTGGAAAGGTGGTTGATTTATTAAATGAATAA
- the fabG gene encoding 3-oxoacyl-[acyl-carrier-protein] reductase: MNKVALITGGSGGIGRAISIKLAQEGYDVVINYNSDYEKAVEVKKICEEYNVKVMLYKCNISKFEEVEIMFKEVVKEMGRVDVLVNNSGITRDTLILRMSEEDFDKVIDVNLKGCFNCIKNVSRIMMKQKSGVIVNISSVVGLSGNIGQVNYAASKAGILGITKSVARELVSLNVRCNAIAPGFIETEMTDKLSENVKEGILKSIPMNKMGSPDDVANLVKFLVSDESKYITGQVINVDGGMIM; the protein is encoded by the coding sequence ATGAATAAAGTTGCATTGATTACAGGGGGAAGTGGAGGAATAGGCAGAGCTATTTCAATTAAACTTGCCCAAGAGGGATATGATGTAGTTATAAACTACAATTCCGACTATGAAAAAGCAGTAGAAGTAAAAAAGATTTGTGAAGAATATAATGTTAAAGTTATGTTATATAAATGTAATATTTCAAAATTTGAAGAAGTTGAAATTATGTTTAAAGAAGTTGTAAAAGAAATGGGAAGAGTTGATGTTTTAGTCAATAATTCAGGAATTACAAGAGATACATTGATTTTAAGAATGAGTGAAGAAGATTTTGACAAAGTAATAGATGTAAATTTAAAGGGCTGTTTTAATTGTATAAAAAATGTTTCAAGAATTATGATGAAACAAAAATCTGGTGTTATTGTAAATATTTCAAGTGTAGTTGGACTTTCCGGAAATATCGGACAGGTTAATTATGCTGCAAGTAAAGCAGGAATTTTAGGAATTACAAAATCTGTTGCAAGAGAATTGGTTTCTTTAAATGTAAGATGTAATGCAATAGCTCCAGGTTTTATAGAAACAGAAATGACAGATAAACTTTCCGAAAATGTAAAAGAAGGAATATTAAAATCAATTCCTATGAATAAGATGGGAAGCCCTGATGACGTTGCAAATTTAGTTAAATTTTTAGTTAGTGATGAATCAAAATATATAACTGGTCAAGTAATCAATGTTGACGGTGGAATGATAATGTAG